In Desulfoferula mesophila, the genomic window TTGGCCGCGATGCAGCGCCAGCGCATATAGGGCCATCTGGTCGCGGTAAGGCGCGGGGTCGGCTTTGTGCGACACCTTGTAGTCCGCCACCAGCCAGCCGGTCTCCAGGCGGGCGGCCAGGTCGATCTCGCCGATGATCTCCAAGGCCGGGCCGCCGTCGGCTTCCGGTAGGCGCAGGCAGAAGGGCAGCTCCCGTCCCAATTCCAGCGCCCCGGCCAACTCGGCTGGCAGCCCGGTATCCCACAAACGCGCGGCCAAGGCCAGGGCCTGGGAAGCCAGGTCCGGGTCGTGCTCCAGGGAGGCCATGGCTGCTTGCAGCCCGGCCGGGCCTTGGCCGAAGTCCGTGACCTCCATGAGCCGGTGCACCAGGCTGCCCAGTTCCACCGCCCGGCCCAGGCCGTCTCTAGCAGGGCCGGAGCGTGGCAGGAGCGCGGTGTCCAGGCCCAGGCGTTGGGTGAGCACGTAGAGCCGGGGGCAGGTCAGATAGTTCTCCAGGCCGCTCACCGACTCGCGCACCAGGCCCAGGGGCGCGGCGGGCCGCTCGATGCGGGCCAGGATGGCGGCGGCGGCTTCCCGTTCCGGTCCCGCCTCGGGGGGCAGACCCTCCGGCCAGGCGTCGGCCGGGGCCTGGGGACCCTCCGCCCCGGCCAGGGGCAGGGTCGCCGCGTCAATGGTGCGCGAGGCCGGGTCGGCCGCCGCCAGTTCGCGGCCCCACGGGTCCCAGCCCTTGCTCTGGGTGCCGCCGGGACTGAGCAAGAGCACCAGGCGATCCTCGGCCCGGGTGCAGGCCACGTAGAACTTGCGCGCCTCCTCGGCCTCGCCCCGGGCCTGGTCCCGCTTGCGCAAGCGTTCTTGCAAGGGAGGTTTGGCCGAGGCCCCGGTGTCCGGATCGGGCGGGGCCAGGGCCAACTCACCGTGGGGCCCCAGGTCTGGCGGGGCGTTTTGTCCTCCGCCGCGCCCGGCCAGGTCGGGCAGCACCACCACCGGGAACTCCAGGCCCTTGGCCTGGTGCACGCTCATCAGGCGCACCACCCGGGCCTCCTCGCCCAACAGGGGGGCCTGGGGGTCTTGGGGGGGCTGGGCCACCAGCCCGGCCAGGCCGCGCGCAAAGGCCTCCGTGCCTCCGGCCAGGACCCCGCCCGGCTGGCGGGCGGTTTCCAAAAGCTTGCGCAGGTTGGCCGCCTTTTGCTCCCCTGCTCCGGTGCCCAGGAGCACGGGCAGAAGGTCGCTTTCTTCCAGCAACAGGGAGATAAGCTCGGCCGGGTGCAGCCGCCGGGCCAAGGGGGCCAAACGATCCAGGGTCCGCCGCGCGCCTTGCAGGAGCGCCTGTTGCTCTCGGCCGCACCAGTCCGGCAAGGGAGCGCCGCCGCGCATCCCGGCCGCCAGACCGGCCCGGCGGGGCGGCGAGGGATGGGCCAAAGCCAGCAGGCTTTCGTCGCTTAGCCCCACCAGGGGCGAGCGCAGCCAGGCGGCCAGGGCGATCTCGTCGCTGGGGTCCAGCATGGCCCGGAGGGCGTGGGCCACGTCGCTGACCTCCAGGCACTCAAAGAAACCCCTGCCGCGCACGGTGTAAAAGTCTATGCCCGCCGCGCGCAGGGCCTCCTCGTAAACTCCCACCTGGGTGAGCTTGCGCAGGAGCACCGCCACCTGGCCGGGATGATAGCGACCCTCCTCGAACAGGCGTCGCAAGTAGGCGGCCAAGGCGCGGGCCTCCACCGCGCGCTGGGCGTCGGCGCTGGGCTTGTCCTCGGTGAGCAGGCTCCGGCAATCCACCAGCTCCACCACTACCTCGTCGGCCTGGCCTGCTTTGCGGCCCGCCGGCTCCTGGCGGTCCTGCTCGGTGAATTCCACGTAGGCCTGGGGGGCGTGCTCTTGCCCCTCGCCGGGTACGAGCACCTGGGCGAACAGGCGATTGAAGAACTCCACCAGGGCGGGATGGGAGCGCCAGTTTAAGCCCAGTGGCTCCACCACTCCTTCGCCCTCGGCCAGGCGCGCCGCCAGGTTGGCCAGCTCGGCCACCTCGGCCCCGCGAAAGGCGTAGATGGATTGCTTGCGGTCGCCCACCACCAAGAGCGACGGCGGGGCGGCTTCGGGTGCGGGGTCCGGCCGGTGCAGCCCGGCCAGCAGCTCCACCAATTGGTCCTGCACCGGGTTGACGTCCTGGTACTCGTCCACCAGCAGGGCCCGCCAGCGCTGGCGGCATTGGGACAGCACCTCGGGGAAGTCGCGCAACAGGTCGCGGGCCAGGGTGAGCAGGGCGTCGAAACCCAGAGCGGCCCGCCGGGCCAGCTCGCGGGCCAGGCCTTGTTCCAGCCCGGCGACCAGGGCGAGCAAATCATCCGCCGCTTGGGCCGCCGCCGGGATGGCCGCCAAGGCAATGAGGGCCTTGGCTCCTTCCGCCAGGGCCTGGCGCAGGTCATTGACCTTGCCCCAGGCGGAGCCCCCCACCATGGCCGCCAGATCGCGCGCCGTATCCAGACGGGTGGCTTCGTCTAGCAGACGCCTTTGCAACTCAGGCCAAGCGGCAATGAGGTTTTGGGCCTTGGCCACGTACTGGGCCTTGGAGGCGGCCAACTTGGCGTCCTGGCTGAAGCGGCCCGCCAACTCAGCCACCGCCGCGTTCAAGGCGGAGATCATCTCGCTGGCGCCGGCCAGGTCCGCGGCGTGGGCCGCTGCCGTGGCCCGGGCCGCCTGCTCGGGGCTCAGGCCCATGGTGGCCATCTGGCGGTGCAGCCAGATCAGCTTTTCCTGCAACCCGCCCATGCCGCCCAGGTTGAAGTGTTCCAGCAGGCGGCCCAGCGCGGGGTCGCGCTCCTTGAGGCCTTGGCGCAGCACCTCGGTCGAGGTCTCGCCCAGCAGGCGGCTGAACTCCTCTTCGTCCAGCACCCGGAACTCGGGGTCCAGGCCCAGCACCAGGCCGTAGTCCCTGAGCAGGGAGGCGCAAAAGCCGTGGATGGTGTTGATGGGGGCCCAGGCCAGCTTGGCGGCCAGCTCCGGGGAGATTTTTTCGCCGATACGCTGGCGCATTTCCCCGGCCGCTTTTTCGGTGAAGGTGATGGCCACGATCTGGCCGGGCTCCAAGCCCTGGTCCAGCAGGCCCTGGTAATGCTCCACCAGGCGATAGGTCTTGCCCGCCCCGGCCCCGGCCACCAGGCATAGTCGCTTGGGCGCGCTCACGAGGCCTCTCCGTTCAAGGCGGCGGCCGCGTTTACCCGGGCCCGGCACACCCCGCCCATGGCGCAGAAATCGCAGGGGCCCTGCTCGGGCAATGGCATGAACTGGCCTCCCTCCAGGCGGCCCCACAGCTCGGCCACGGCGTTGAACAGGTTGGGCTCTGCAGAGGCGGCCAGCTCTTGGCGCGTGGCCCAGTCCAGGGAGAGGAAGGGAGAGCCGGGCGGGAAGTCGCGAGTCGCGGGCTGCTGCTCCATCTTGCGGGTGGGCACCACCCTGGCCATCAGAGCGTCGTCCGCTTGGCCCCACGACTCGCGGGCCGCGGCCAGGTACACCGGCATCTGAAAGGCGCCGACCCCCAAGGCCTCTTCCTTTAGCGGATCGCTGATCCTGTTCTTCTGGCCCGCGTGCTTGTAGTCCACCACTCTGAGCGCGCCAGGTCCTTGGTCCAGGCGGTCCAGGCGGCCGGTCAAAAACAAGGGCTCTCCCTGGTCCAAAGGCACCGCCAAGGGCGGGGCGCTGCTATCTTTGCCGCCGAACGATGCCTCCACCCGCGAGGGGCGCACCCCTCCCATGGCTTCCATCTCCCGCGCCACCACCGTGGCCAGGGTGTGGTCCAAAACCCCTTGGCGGGCCTGGCGCACCAGGTCGTGGCCGGCGCGCTCCTGCATGGCCTGGGCCAGGCAGCGGGCCAGGCGTTGGCGCTGGGCAGCCTCGTCCCAGGACGGGTCGAACTCCTGGGGCGCGAAAAAACGGGCCAGGGTGTCGTGCACCCAGGTGCCCTCCTCCGAGCGCTCCAAGTCCCACCCCGGCTCGCGCGGTTCGTCCAGGCCCAGGATGCGGGCCAGAAACCACTGCATGGGACAGGCCACGTAGCCCTCCAGGGCGCTGGGGGAAAGGGTGCGCCGGGCGGGGTCTACCAAAAGGGCCGCCAGAAACTCCTGCGCCGCGTGACCCAGCAGCAGGCCGTCGTAGGGTCCGGCCAAGGGCAGGCGGGCCTCGGGCGGCAAGGTCTCCAAGCGCTGGCGGTGCTCCTCCACCCTGGCCCGCGCGGCCAGGGAGCGCCAGGCCTGGGCGTTGTCGTCGCTTTGGGCCAACTCGTGCAAGATGGCCTGGGCCGCGCTCTCCTCAGGTTTGGGACTCAGGCACGGGCGCAGCAGGTCGCGGGACAGGGCGCTCCACAGGCTGCGGGCGTCGCGGCATTGGGCCAAGGGTGGCACCTCGCCGAATACGCTGCCAGGCGGGGCCTTGAGCTCGTCTTGGCGGCCCAGCCTGTCGGCCAGGCGGGTCAGGAGCAAGCTGGGATTGCGCGGCGAGCCGTCCAGATCGGCGGCGCAGCAGGAAAGCGTTACGCCTGCGCGGGCCGAACCCAAGAGCAACAGCAGGCGCAACTCCTGGCCGCCGTATTCTTCCTCCTCGGTGCGCCACACCGGCAGACCGGCCTTCCTTCCCAAGGCCAGGCGCTCCGCGCCGTCCAGCAGGCGAATATCGGCCGGGCGGGCGGGGAACTCCTCCAGGTTCAGCCCTCCGGCCAGGCAATAGGCCGGGCTGAGCCCTTGGGCGTCCTCCAGGCGCAGAACCCGCACCCCTCCCCTGGCCCCCAGGCCCGCGCCCGCGTCCTGCTGCTCCAGGGCCTGTTCCAGCAAGGCCAACAAGCGCCCCGGATTCTGCGCCGCGTCCGCGCCAACCTGTTCGGCCGCCTGGGCCAGGCCGCGCACCGCGCGCTTCATGCCCTCCCAGGCCGCCAGATCCCGCGCCAAGGCCAGGGCCGTCCAGCGTCCCGCGCTCAACCCGGCGATCATCTCCTGCGTGGGCCGCAAGGCCTCCAAGAGGCTCTCCACCCGGCCGCAATATTCGGCCAGGCCCTGGGGCCGGTCCAGGTCTGCCAGCCAGGCGGTGAGCCCCCCGCAGGCGGCGGCCAGGTCGCGCGTTTCCTGGGCACTAGCTCCCTGCATCCGTTCCGCCGCGCGCAGCAGCCACTCGCGCACCGGGGTCTCCTGGGCGTCCACGTACAAAACCTGGGCCAAGCGGCGGGCCGGGTTGGGCGGTTGGGGCACTTGAAGATGGCGTGACAGGGCCGCACTCAGGTAAGGCGACTTCCAGACCTGGGCCAGCTCCGCCCGAGGGTAGCCTTGTTGCGGCAGGGAAAGCAGCCCCACCACCGCCTGGGCCAGGGGCGTCCCTCCCAGGGGTTCGCTGCGCCGGAAGGAAAGGGGCAGGCCCAGGCGGGCGGCCACGTCGGAGGCCATCTGGCCGTAGAGGCTCAGATCGGGAAAGACCAGCACGATTTCCTGGGGCGGCACCCCTTTGTCCACCAGGTCGCGGGCCCGGCCCACCAGGGCCTCCACCTCGGCGTAGCGCCCCGGCGCGCGCACCAGTTGCAGGGCCGCGCCGTCCGCCTCGGCCGTGCCCTCTCCCAAGGCCAGGCCGGCCAAGGGGCCGCCCTCCCCTGGCAGGTCGGCCCATGCAACCTCAAGGCGGCCCGCCTCAGTCTCCAGGGATGTGGCCGTGGCCTCCAACAGGCGGAAAACCTCCGACTCGCGGCCCACCGGAGGAGCGAGGGCGAAGCTCACCCGCACGGGCATGACCCGGGACAGGGCCCGAACCAGGCGCAGCTCCGAGGGACGCAGCCACAGGGCGTCGCGCACCTCCAGGCTGGACAAGCCCTCCAACACGGGAAAACCGCCGCCTTGCGCCAGGTGCTCTTCCACGGCGTTTAGTTGGTCGGCTTCATCGGCCAGACCCCTTTGCGCCAACTCCCGGGAGTAGGCCTCCAGCAGGGCGGCCAGGGCTAGCCGGCGCTCCCCGCCAGGGCCGGTCAGGGCGGCGATGTCCCGGGGTTGGAGGCGGGCGGCCTTGAGCCCTACCAACAACCGCCAGAGGCGGTGGGGAAAACGGCGGCCTCGGAAGATACCGGTAAGGGCGGCCGTGCGGCTCCCCAGTTCTGCCAGGAGCTTTTGCACCAACACCGGCCCGGATAGCTCGGCCAGGGGATGGTCCCGGCGAAGCGAGGGGGGAAGTTGTGACCACAGCAAAGGCAGCAGGGCCTTCTTGCCCTGGAAGGTATAGTGACCTCCCCCGCCCAGGAGCAGACCGCCTGGCGCCTCGGCGGCGCTGCGGCTCAAGGCCTGGTCCATTGCCTGGCCGGTGGGCCAGACCTGGGCGGAAGGCAAGCTCACCGCAGCTTCTCGGCCAAGCCCAGCACCGTATTGGCGTAGGGCTTGGAGTTGTTGTAGGTGAGCACAACCTTCAGCTTGGCCTTATAGCTTAGGCCGGGCCGCCAGCCGTGGGCCTTGAGGTAGTTGGCCACGCTGTGGATGGCGTCTTGCGGATCCAGCAAATCTACCCGGCCGTCGCCGTCGGCGTCCTGGCCCCAGATCAACACCGAGGTGGGC contains:
- a CDS encoding PD-(D/E)XK nuclease family protein, producing MSLPSAQVWPTGQAMDQALSRSAAEAPGGLLLGGGGHYTFQGKKALLPLLWSQLPPSLRRDHPLAELSGPVLVQKLLAELGSRTAALTGIFRGRRFPHRLWRLLVGLKAARLQPRDIAALTGPGGERRLALAALLEAYSRELAQRGLADEADQLNAVEEHLAQGGGFPVLEGLSSLEVRDALWLRPSELRLVRALSRVMPVRVSFALAPPVGRESEVFRLLEATATSLETEAGRLEVAWADLPGEGGPLAGLALGEGTAEADGAALQLVRAPGRYAEVEALVGRARDLVDKGVPPQEIVLVFPDLSLYGQMASDVAARLGLPLSFRRSEPLGGTPLAQAVVGLLSLPQQGYPRAELAQVWKSPYLSAALSRHLQVPQPPNPARRLAQVLYVDAQETPVREWLLRAAERMQGASAQETRDLAAACGGLTAWLADLDRPQGLAEYCGRVESLLEALRPTQEMIAGLSAGRWTALALARDLAAWEGMKRAVRGLAQAAEQVGADAAQNPGRLLALLEQALEQQDAGAGLGARGGVRVLRLEDAQGLSPAYCLAGGLNLEEFPARPADIRLLDGAERLALGRKAGLPVWRTEEEEYGGQELRLLLLLGSARAGVTLSCCAADLDGSPRNPSLLLTRLADRLGRQDELKAPPGSVFGEVPPLAQCRDARSLWSALSRDLLRPCLSPKPEESAAQAILHELAQSDDNAQAWRSLAARARVEEHRQRLETLPPEARLPLAGPYDGLLLGHAAQEFLAALLVDPARRTLSPSALEGYVACPMQWFLARILGLDEPREPGWDLERSEEGTWVHDTLARFFAPQEFDPSWDEAAQRQRLARCLAQAMQERAGHDLVRQARQGVLDHTLATVVAREMEAMGGVRPSRVEASFGGKDSSAPPLAVPLDQGEPLFLTGRLDRLDQGPGALRVVDYKHAGQKNRISDPLKEEALGVGAFQMPVYLAAARESWGQADDALMARVVPTRKMEQQPATRDFPPGSPFLSLDWATRQELAASAEPNLFNAVAELWGRLEGGQFMPLPEQGPCDFCAMGGVCRARVNAAAALNGEAS
- a CDS encoding UvrD-helicase domain-containing protein, which translates into the protein MSAPKRLCLVAGAGAGKTYRLVEHYQGLLDQGLEPGQIVAITFTEKAAGEMRQRIGEKISPELAAKLAWAPINTIHGFCASLLRDYGLVLGLDPEFRVLDEEEFSRLLGETSTEVLRQGLKERDPALGRLLEHFNLGGMGGLQEKLIWLHRQMATMGLSPEQAARATAAAHAADLAGASEMISALNAAVAELAGRFSQDAKLAASKAQYVAKAQNLIAAWPELQRRLLDEATRLDTARDLAAMVGGSAWGKVNDLRQALAEGAKALIALAAIPAAAQAADDLLALVAGLEQGLARELARRAALGFDALLTLARDLLRDFPEVLSQCRQRWRALLVDEYQDVNPVQDQLVELLAGLHRPDPAPEAAPPSLLVVGDRKQSIYAFRGAEVAELANLAARLAEGEGVVEPLGLNWRSHPALVEFFNRLFAQVLVPGEGQEHAPQAYVEFTEQDRQEPAGRKAGQADEVVVELVDCRSLLTEDKPSADAQRAVEARALAAYLRRLFEEGRYHPGQVAVLLRKLTQVGVYEEALRAAGIDFYTVRGRGFFECLEVSDVAHALRAMLDPSDEIALAAWLRSPLVGLSDESLLALAHPSPPRRAGLAAGMRGGAPLPDWCGREQQALLQGARRTLDRLAPLARRLHPAELISLLLEESDLLPVLLGTGAGEQKAANLRKLLETARQPGGVLAGGTEAFARGLAGLVAQPPQDPQAPLLGEEARVVRLMSVHQAKGLEFPVVVLPDLAGRGGGQNAPPDLGPHGELALAPPDPDTGASAKPPLQERLRKRDQARGEAEEARKFYVACTRAEDRLVLLLSPGGTQSKGWDPWGRELAAADPASRTIDAATLPLAGAEGPQAPADAWPEGLPPEAGPEREAAAAILARIERPAAPLGLVRESVSGLENYLTCPRLYVLTQRLGLDTALLPRSGPARDGLGRAVELGSLVHRLMEVTDFGQGPAGLQAAMASLEHDPDLASQALALAARLWDTGLPAELAGALELGRELPFCLRLPEADGGPALEIIGEIDLAARLETGWLVADYKVSHKADPAPYRDQMALYALALHRGQGGEGPAPRCCLAFLSAQGAKLVWLDFTPDDLAVMEQRVRAAARGIAGLGPQPDPTALEPGPGCDPAACPVADLCGLAVGS